The following proteins come from a genomic window of Granulicella aggregans:
- a CDS encoding type IV secretory system conjugative DNA transfer family protein, with protein MSFVKDLNTPLLRLSPHDVLTLEAAHRGCHIFGAVGSGKTSGSGQAIAGAYLRAGMGGVVTIAKFSDIAMWQGYAKKHGRERSIVLFDENQGFNFLDYELGRHGTDGIGSVVECLMLVLEACKSSSPGAKQSGGDPFWMESTREALRYTIPPIYAAFGSVTIPHIIRFISSAAPSVKDAKDTEWQERSFLYEVMKMAALRPKVPLGEGAMRNIIDYWGERFPAIPDKTRGNIVASVTTALDRFMHGRLQRVFCGRTTVVPEMTFHGACILLAMPTLTWNTDGVIAQKILKFFTQRAILNRNSLAPEHRERSVFLFSDEAQETVTSYDGEFLSVCRDSRACVVNLTQSLPNYYSKMGGDMPRDAAHQLVGKFGHFLFHSNSCPDTNEYAARVIGKAVTQRKSYNKGSSANLNFGMSAGESAGDNSSHNHSHGGQSSSSGFGSGSSSGSNWGSNRGQTTGTTETYGCTEAIEYVIEPGEFARMFKTGGKQNDYEVTGLWYRTGPGFKASGSNILMGVFRQR; from the coding sequence ATGAGCTTTGTAAAAGACTTGAACACTCCGCTGCTAAGGCTGTCACCCCACGATGTGCTGACTCTTGAGGCAGCGCATCGTGGGTGTCACATCTTCGGGGCTGTCGGTAGCGGAAAGACTTCTGGCTCCGGCCAGGCCATTGCCGGCGCGTATCTTCGTGCCGGCATGGGCGGGGTCGTCACCATCGCGAAATTTTCGGATATTGCCATGTGGCAGGGCTACGCAAAGAAACACGGGCGTGAGCGCTCCATCGTACTGTTCGATGAAAATCAGGGCTTCAATTTTCTCGACTATGAGCTGGGCCGTCACGGGACGGATGGGATTGGGTCGGTCGTTGAGTGCCTGATGCTGGTTCTCGAAGCCTGCAAGTCAAGCAGCCCAGGCGCAAAGCAGAGCGGCGGAGATCCGTTCTGGATGGAATCGACACGAGAGGCCCTGCGCTACACCATTCCGCCTATCTACGCGGCTTTTGGCAGCGTCACCATTCCTCACATCATCCGCTTCATCAGCTCGGCCGCTCCGAGCGTGAAGGATGCGAAAGACACCGAATGGCAGGAGCGCTCGTTTCTCTACGAAGTGATGAAGATGGCCGCGCTGCGGCCGAAAGTGCCGCTGGGCGAAGGCGCGATGCGAAACATCATCGACTATTGGGGAGAGCGTTTCCCCGCTATCCCTGACAAGACACGCGGCAATATCGTCGCCTCAGTGACAACCGCGCTCGACCGCTTCATGCATGGCAGGCTGCAACGCGTCTTCTGCGGCCGGACAACGGTGGTTCCTGAGATGACGTTTCATGGGGCGTGCATCCTCTTGGCGATGCCGACGCTTACCTGGAACACGGATGGAGTCATTGCCCAGAAAATCCTCAAGTTCTTCACGCAACGCGCCATCCTGAACCGCAACAGCCTGGCTCCTGAGCATCGCGAGCGCAGCGTCTTTCTCTTCTCAGACGAAGCGCAGGAGACAGTCACTTCCTACGATGGAGAATTCCTCTCTGTGTGCCGCGATTCGCGGGCCTGCGTGGTCAACCTGACGCAATCGCTGCCGAACTACTACAGCAAAATGGGTGGCGACATGCCACGCGATGCTGCTCACCAGCTCGTGGGTAAATTCGGACACTTTCTCTTCCACTCCAACTCCTGCCCTGACACGAATGAGTACGCCGCTCGCGTGATTGGCAAAGCCGTGACGCAACGCAAGAGCTACAACAAGGGGTCTTCTGCAAACCTAAATTTCGGCATGTCGGCAGGCGAAAGCGCAGGCGATAACAGCTCGCACAATCACAGCCACGGGGGTCAATCCTCCAGCAGCGGCTTCGGCTCCGGGTCGTCGAGCGGAAGCAATTGGGGCTCCAATCGAGGCCAAACCACCGGCACTACCGAGACCTACGGCTGCACGGAAGCGATTGAATACGTCATCGAGCCTGGAGAGTTCGCCCGGATGTTCAAGACGGGCGGAAAGCAGAACGACTACGAAGTGACGGGCCTTTGGTACAGAACGGGACCTGGCTTCAAGGCAAGCGGCAGCAACATCCTCATGGGGGTATTTAGACAGCGATGA
- a CDS encoding mobilization protein: MQPDKLKQLMEKRNAVNARIRREQNKLKAGERRDDTRRKILAGAAVLEWAAKDSDFAARLQGELRVFLVRDNDRALFGLPPVEKQDAPLEDERERQRA; encoded by the coding sequence ATGCAGCCTGACAAACTGAAACAGCTCATGGAGAAGCGCAACGCGGTCAACGCGCGAATCCGCAGGGAACAGAACAAGCTCAAGGCTGGTGAGCGCCGGGACGACACACGGCGGAAGATTCTTGCCGGTGCCGCCGTGCTGGAATGGGCTGCGAAAGATAGCGACTTCGCTGCACGCTTGCAGGGAGAGCTGCGGGTCTTTCTGGTGCGTGACAACGACCGGGCGCTGTTCGGATTGCCGCCGGTCGAAAAGCAGGACGCGCCCCTGGAGGATGAACGGGAGCGGCAACGCGCATAA
- the mobQ gene encoding MobQ family relaxase: protein MTTASWYHSTMKTISRSAGRSVVAAAAYRMGECFHDELHDIVHDYTRKSGVEAAFTVAPVDAPEWVHDPEALWNAAEQAETRKNSTVGREIELALPSLLSLPDRQRIVERFAGELVDRYGVAVSVALHAPSRDGDDRNYHAHILFTTREVTPSGMGKKTRILDDRSTGRKEVVKLRELAADFINEALAAVNSDLRVDHRSFEERGIEREGTIHLGPKASGQERRGEATRAGDYNRHVEQYNALLAERRELETAISQERERITSPAQDQPTAQERVRAAAAPFIGAIEAHGAVPEIHADGFTWWQRAAGRIAQARDAALGLAVKAAEYWRRRAQEPGELAREIGELER, encoded by the coding sequence ATGACGACCGCGAGCTGGTATCACTCCACCATGAAGACCATAAGCCGTTCGGCGGGCCGCTCCGTCGTTGCGGCCGCAGCGTATCGCATGGGCGAATGTTTCCATGACGAGCTGCACGACATCGTTCATGACTACACCCGCAAGAGCGGCGTTGAAGCCGCCTTCACCGTAGCGCCCGTGGACGCGCCCGAGTGGGTGCATGACCCCGAGGCACTATGGAACGCGGCCGAGCAAGCCGAGACACGCAAGAACAGCACCGTGGGCCGGGAGATAGAGCTGGCGCTGCCTTCCCTTCTCTCCCTTCCCGACCGTCAGCGCATCGTGGAACGTTTCGCGGGCGAGCTGGTAGACCGCTACGGCGTTGCCGTATCGGTCGCCCTCCATGCTCCGAGCCGCGACGGTGACGACCGCAATTACCACGCGCATATTCTCTTCACCACGCGGGAGGTTACGCCAAGCGGGATGGGAAAAAAGACCCGCATCCTAGACGACCGCAGCACCGGCAGAAAGGAAGTCGTGAAGCTCCGCGAGCTGGCGGCCGACTTCATCAACGAAGCGCTTGCGGCCGTCAATTCCGACCTCCGCGTTGACCATCGTTCGTTTGAAGAGCGCGGCATCGAGCGCGAGGGAACCATTCATCTAGGCCCCAAGGCCAGCGGCCAGGAGCGGCGCGGCGAGGCCACACGAGCGGGCGATTACAACCGCCACGTCGAGCAGTACAACGCGCTTTTAGCGGAGCGGCGGGAGCTGGAGACCGCCATCAGCCAGGAGCGCGAGCGCATTACATCCCCGGCCCAGGACCAGCCGACCGCCCAGGAGCGCGTACGGGCCGCCGCCGCGCCCTTCATCGGGGCGATTGAAGCGCATGGGGCCGTGCCGGAGATCCATGCGGATGGGTTTACTTGGTGGCAACGCGCGGCCGGACGCATAGCGCAGGCCCGTGACGCAGCCCTTGGATTGGCTGTAAAAGCTGCCGAATACTGGCGACGACGAGCGCAGGAGCCGGGCGAACTGGCCCGCGAGATTGGAGAGCTAGAGCGATGA